One Salvia miltiorrhiza cultivar Shanhuang (shh) chromosome 6, IMPLAD_Smil_shh, whole genome shotgun sequence genomic window, GGCAGGATCAACTCAGCATAGTCCAAATATAACTGCAGATGTAACATCAAGGAAtgctggtggtggtggtggtggtggtctaAGAGCTGGAGGTGCAGCAGCAGTAGGCATTCTTGTGGGATTTATGGCTCTTTCTCTTGTCGTTTTGGCCGTATGGTATACCaataaaagaaagagaagaaaggATGGGTTTAGTCTCAACTATACCATGCCATCACCTTTCGCATCCTCCCAAAATTCAGGTAATAAACTATGTTTTTCCTTCTGGTCACATGCTATATCCTATATGTATCATATGACTTGGGGCATCTGTAATATGTTAAATCTGTTGAAGCTGCGCTCAGACGTCATTAACACTTTTTTGGTTCTTCTGTTTCTTTAGACTGgaatttgtttttttcttttcatctttCAATATCAAGGTCACAGCTTAGTTCATTAATTATCAGCTCATCCTTGTTATAGTATTTTTACCTGTTGATGAAAATTTAAACACTTAAGTTCAAGGTCAGTTAGAGCTAACCATATGTATGTTAtcatgtttcttctttctgggAACCTAACATTGCTAAATTTGGCATATTAGAAGCTGCCAAATTATACACAATGATGAATTGtgataaatcatttttttgaaTTATGAATATTGAtgtactctctctttcttcttgttGTCAGATTCATCATTTCTCAGATCTCAGTATTCATCTCAACTGGCTGGAAGTGCTTCAGCAAACAATTATTACTCTTCAGATGGCGGCTTAAACACTTCAAGGTCATGGTTCACATATCAAGACCTATCTGAAGCTACAAatgaattttcagaaaataatatTCTGGGTGAAGGTGGATTTGGGTGTGTTTATAAAGGAACTTTGGTGGATGGAAGGGTAGTCGCTGTTAAACAGTTAAAAGCTGGTGGTGGACAAGGGGAGCGTGAATTCAGAGCAGAAGTTGAAATCATTAGTCGAATACACCATAGACATCTAGTATCACTTGTTGGTTACTGTATCTCTGAACAACAAAGGTTGCTTGTGTATGATTATGTGCCAAACAACACCCTGCACTACCATCTGCATGGTAAGGCTAGATTTAAGTTGCTGGCTTGCTAATGTAATTTAGATGTGTGAACTGGAGTCCAGTCATTTGATATATAATGTTGGCAGGTCAAGGCAAGTCTGTAATGGATTGGGCTAGTCGAGTTAAAGCTGCAGCTGGTGCAGCACGTGGACTggcatatcttcatgaagacTGTAAGCTCTAGTTTTCGTACTTTTTCGTCTTGATATTTTGGCTTGTATGTATTGGCATCGTACAAATATTCTAGATAGTTATTCTTGAACTCCAATTTAAATGATATATCACTTTTTGTTTTGCTGACCAGAACAGTTGACTGTCCTACTCCACATGTTCAGTTCTTGTCATGTTATTTTCCTCATGAGATTATTGTGAAAAATCATCTAAAAAGTTTCTGTATTTTTCAGGCCAACCCCGCATAATTCACAGAGATATTAAGTCAACAAACATTCTCTTGGATAACAACTTTGAAGCCCTGGTATGTTTGTTTTTTCAATCCTATATAACATTTCTTGGTTACCATTTTTAATGAGCTGCAAATCTTCAAGCATCTTTTTTCAGAGATATTTGTAGTTTATCTAGCTAAAGTAATATACTCCATTAAGTGTTCTTTCCTCACTTATGGGCAGGTTGCGGACTTTGGGCTTGCAAAGCTAGCATTGGAATTGGAACTACATACACACGTGTCAACCCGGGTAATGGGAACCTTCGGGTAAGTCATCACTATTCTGAAAGCTACATCAAAGATATTATGGTTTCTTCTACACTCAACTAGGATTTAATGTATCTTGTGCTTACACGCAATAAGAATATGACATATGTACTATACAGCATGGTATTTCAAGAAGTTTCTATGTAAAGTTACATTAggataaaaataaattgatcCAGACTCCTATTGGTTAATGAACTAGTTAGTACAGAGAATTCTCATGCATTGCACATCATCATTTACTAGATTATTTGAATGACTTGCAGATACTTGGCTCCCGAGTATGCATCAACAGGTAAACTCACTGAGAAATCTGACGTTTTCTCATTTGGGGTTGTGCTTTTGGAGCTCATTACCGGTCGTAAGCCTGTTGACTCATCTCAACCACTGGGTGATGAAAGCCTCGTTGAATGGGTAAGTTCCATTCACATTGTTCATtgtttttcattcatttttctttaaGTCCCAACATATATTTTTGCCTGGGCACTTTTACTATATAAGGCGGTAAAAATCTAATGGATAAAAACTAAATGAAGAAGAGACTCTGATGCAGAGAATTAGCTAGATTTAAAAAAGGTGGTTGATGCTCTTTCTTAAGTTGAGTGATCTTTTCAGATATCAAGACAGTTCAAATGTTTAAACACTACTTTTCATACAGGCTCGGCCATTGCTGACTCAAGCACTTGACAAAGAAGAGTTTGGAGATCTTGTTGATTCTAAGTTGGAAGATAACTTCATTCCAAGTGAAATGTTCAGGATGATCGAAGCAGCTGCAGCCTGTGTGCGCCATTTAGCTTCCAAAAGGCCGCGGATGAGTCAGGCAAGTTTCTCTTAAAAGCTACGAGACTATCCTTTTCACATATTGAACTTG contains:
- the LOC130989820 gene encoding proline-rich receptor-like protein kinase PERK8; translated protein: MASIIPIPLPSIPPTNSIPPSGSNANQTTDTPPPSASPPPSTPSPPPPESAPPPSPSAPPPSPPQPPPPETPPPALPSTPPPSPPPSPPSPVSPPPSPPTAPPPAANSPPPPAVSPPPPSGGSPPEESPAPPAISPSPPPPAAEAAPPTTSPPPPPAAHSPKHSPPPPTSPPPQIGSPPIPPTSSPPPAATASPPPTPSSSLSPSISPPAPPYNTSNNGSLPASPLPSLPGSPLPSLPTEKPTAGSTQHSPNITADVTSRNAGGGGGGGLRAGGAAAVGILVGFMALSLVVLAVWYTNKRKRRKDGFSLNYTMPSPFASSQNSDSSFLRSQYSSQLAGSASANNYYSSDGGLNTSRSWFTYQDLSEATNEFSENNILGEGGFGCVYKGTLVDGRVVAVKQLKAGGGQGEREFRAEVEIISRIHHRHLVSLVGYCISEQQRLLVYDYVPNNTLHYHLHGQGKSVMDWASRVKAAAGAARGLAYLHEDCQPRIIHRDIKSTNILLDNNFEALVADFGLAKLALELELHTHVSTRVMGTFGYLAPEYASTGKLTEKSDVFSFGVVLLELITGRKPVDSSQPLGDESLVEWARPLLTQALDKEEFGDLVDSKLEDNFIPSEMFRMIEAAAACVRHLASKRPRMSQAMRALDSMEELADLNNGVKPGQSGIFSSREHSAQIKMFQRMAFGSQDYSSEYFNNSQSSWKS